In Plasmodium malariae genome assembly, chromosome: 11, the following proteins share a genomic window:
- the PmUG01_11047300 gene encoding conserved Plasmodium protein, unknown function → MGSKGATNKINPPLQEYEGRFNILLKNNDIKNVSIPREKNRESIDIYFEKENNKIKEKKKKKIKNGRIKKYRNTNICYYSIRRNTIVLGHILNNIYKKIKKKKEKDENANMPSYCFISSPYYYHIQNGKTRTEMRKNSYTCDTLLSSTVSIKDEDKNSCSSEQEINCIYNMDKELCSCEKCTHKKKKIKKGETNEENSVHEKVFTYDDYNSVSPETFKEESVLTNCKYYDKYSSSNEASNNLKYVDTQADFNPGDDEKSTNYQGKKEKKKKGWKYRSYKPAQLAELTEININHYKEEIQNSGNTLLLDRSTIIHALINSVRSYSNFEYVVEGKKCYSCFISLRKKSKTSTFGKCISVDDYLHMVSRERKKKKNKKNIRNGQNAQNVQSVQNTRRTQIVQSVRNLHNHQTHNTVAMKNAFSFTYGFYSRQGKYHHNEDTSSHAQFSSSNILNEIKKLLTNIQEEEKKKKIKKKIIKFNLFKEIVNLFGISAICHYPLDENKVHYESSICSYTNNRSNQKDKLSSHALKGSYGDDIYKVYLKFPSPAYCLNGYESDHSNKDYDIICNYFFDEKQDNSDKNKNIKKVNYTNKRNERKIKRKKSDFTLKCELGGLSYIAEKSQLFMNNQEEEIYCTYRKNRHPIHQCNNYKFLCKICKKYEHINSERKFDLSYFKYLYDTPGKRKEEEKNIEISEGVSKSISEGVSKSISEGVSKSISEGVSKSISEGVSKSISEGVSKSISEGVSKSISEGVSKSISEGVSKSISESVCKNVRKNVRKNVSTNVSTNVNTNVNKTTDAYFRFQDSDESSCSDEFNFINYARRCPNEVAKKICPSVTGPTDKREDIINTDDYKNRNTNTTLFNFVDDEARENMNRSGERKIDVITIKNNIRKEKGNSKNDATQIDGKIVNRFALNNCLIKCKTCRHIHKYDNLSNDHLLKICKSYYNSEFPFFLNMLGEQIFNAHLSNCPMNKGYLRNIIISKDNMNEYLKRIKRRNIRGRFYLHSSTDVDCYENEIRFQVLREEMENEGNRENSKNERNRENSKNEEKKKHSKCTNLLCRNTPSTMIISSNEKRDKGLVNNERQSKLQQIKEYLNDRKRLVFEKYFSSIREAGIKEEHTLKKGKIIEHCENVTSNFDMHFFTICDGHGDTHASLFLIQNAHKIFYYLLINTFFSIHFSLKILSPLLDLLYYIACYGKNVNTYSGSCIINVLLRKNYIYVNNTGDSKCALVTFNLDKFEHKEKEQDEMGKGVQKKKQSRKGRGKKREKGSNHNISHSSVSSGTERAINTDYHCYDINLNSISYNELNSEHNCNNYSEYLRMYKAYYYNSLRKEHMKTKEQANVHIHTDTKIGMKVNSSVIYENACKEVCSSKEDECDDNFVQKKKIKKKSKGGNSKGTKNDEEKREKDNKKKDAKKNIKRNAKCNAKGKTRKHAELDNDLNEKIAKINDYILREDGKQVSIGNFSNELIKLNRLDGCLHPSRVIGDYDLKKKYYNNEIFILSNNSNIYKYNLNNVNFFNNIHYFYTHRNCTACNESHVLCSYGKINLIDNIILSSRTELLLQKKNKLKTLNQYYFPNHCPENLCDSSSLGSHGSANIYNGQHELVEAFMKIYKDDTFKNADIRNCVKNKTENIGIRLKEQFSPYIDIKSTTLNGNCFYKKDKKNFFHFLIIASDGVFEFINPLFILNILKNNKSVYKKIQKIYKIYNTYNNSVISHSKSNEEINSRMHKYMITKKECTKLAKDIVKCSVSSGNFDDSTCFCIFLFPTLFFTD, encoded by the exons ATGGGATCAAAGGGGGCgactaataaaataaacccCCCATTACAAGAATATGAAGGGagatttaatattttactaaaaaataatgacatAAAAAATGTGAGTATCCCTcgagaaaaaaatagagaaagcatcgatatatattttgagaaggaaaataataaaattaaagaaaaaaaaaaaaaaaaaattaaaaatggacgaataaaaaaatataggaatACAAATATTTGCTACTACTCAATTAGAAGAAATACAATAGTACTTGGACATATTcttaacaatatatataaaaagataaagaaaaaaaaagagaaagatGAAAATGCAAATATGCCCtcttattgttttatatctTCCCCGTATTATTACCATATCCAGAATGGTAAGACAAGAACTGAAATGAGAAAAAACTCTTATACATGTGATACATTATTGAGTAGTACTGTAAGTATCAAAgatgaagataaaaatagTTGTTCTAGTGAGCAAGAAATTAACTGCATATATAACATGGACAAAGAATTATGCAGTTGTGAAAAATGTAcacataaaaagaaaaaaataaaaaaaggcgAAACGAATGAGGAAAATAGTGTACACGAAAAAGTTTTTACATATGATGATTATAACTCCGTTTCTCCAGAAACATTCAAGGAAGAAAGCGTTTTAAcaaattgtaaatattatgaCAAGTATTCTTCTTCGAATGAAGCATCTAACAATTTGAAATATGTCGATACCCAAGCGGATTTCAATCCAGGTGACGATGAAAAGAGCACAAACTATcaagggaaaaaagaaaagaaaaaaaaagggtgGAAATATCGCTCATACAAACCTGCCCAACTAGCAGAATTAACcgaaataaacataaaccattataaagaagaaattcAAAATAGCGGAAATACTCTACTGCTAGACAGATCCACCATAATACATGCACTAATAAACAGTGTCAGAAGTTATTCAAATTTTGAATATGTAGtggaaggaaaaaaatgttatagcTGTTTCATCTCTTTAAGGaagaaaagtaaaacaaGCACTTTTGGTAAATGCATATCGGTAGAtgattatttacatatggTGAGTagggaaagaaaa aaaaaaaaaaacaagaaaaatataagaaatggACAAAACGCACAAAACGTACAAAGCGTACAAAACACACGAAGAACACAAATCGTACAAAGCGTGCGAAACTTACATAACCATCAGACGCACAACACTGTAGCTATGAAGAACGCCTTTTCCTTTACCTATGGATTTTATAGCAGACAAGGAAAGTATCACCATAATGAAGACACAAGCTCACACGCTCAATTTAGCTCAAGTaacatattaaatgaaattaaaaaattacttacAAATATTcaggaagaagaaaaaaaaaaaaaaataaaaaaaaaaataataaaatttaatttgttcaAAGAAATAGTAAATCTGTTCGGAATTAGTGCGATTTGTCACTATCCTTTGGATGAAAACAAAGTTCACTATGAAAGTAGCATCTGTTCCTACACGAACAATAGAAGTAAtcaaaaagataaattatcATCACATGCTTTAAAAGGTTCTTATGGGGATGATATTTACaaagtatatttaaaattccCTTCGCCAGCATACTGCTTGAATGGATATGAATCGGACCACTCGAACAAGGATTATgatattatttgtaattatttttttgatgaaAAACAAGACAACagtgataaaaataaaaatattaaaaaggtaAATTATACTAACAAAAGGAACGAgcgaaaaattaaaagaaaaaaaagcgaCTTTACCTTAAAATGCGAATTAGGGGGGTTATCTTACATTGCAGAAAAATCGCAACTGTTTATGAACAATCAAGAAGAAGAAATTTATTGCACATACAGAAAAAATAGGCACCCTATACATCAGtgcaataattataaatttttatgtaaaatttgtaaaaaatatgaacacatAAACAGTGAAAGGAAATTTGATTTGAGCTACTTTAAATACCTTTACGATACGCCGGGAAAACGaaaagaggaagaaaaaaatattgaaataagTGAAGGGGTAAGTAAGAGTATAAGTGAAGGGGTAAGTAAGAGCATAAGTGAAGGGGTAAGTAAGAGTATAAGTGAAGGGGTAAGTAAGAGTATAAGTGAAGGGGTAAGTAAGAGTATAAGTGAAGGGGTAAGTAAGAGTATAAGTGAAGGGGTAAGTAAGAGTATAAGTGAAGGGGTAAGTAAGAGTATAAGTGAAGGGGTAAGTAAGAGTATAAGTGAAAGTGTATGTAAAAATGTGCGTAAAAATGTGCGTAAAAATGTAAGTACGAATGTAAGTACGAATGTAAATACAAATGTGAATAAAACAACGGATGCATATTTCCGTTTTCAGGACTCCGACGAGTCAAGCTGTTCAGACGAATTTAATTTCATAAACTACGCCAGGAGATGTCCAAATGAAGTCGCTAAAAAAATTTGCCCTTCTGTTACCGGTCCAACTGATAAGCGGGAGGACATAATCAACACTGATGATTATAAAAATCGCAACACTAATACGACGTTGTTCAATTTTGTTGATGATGAGGCAAGGGAAAATATGAACAGGTCAGGTGAACGCAAAATTGACGTAATCaccattaaaaataatataagaaaagaaaaaggaaatagcAAAAATGACGCCACCCAAATAGATGGAAAAATAGTAAACAGATTTGCATTAAACAACtgtttaattaaatgtaaaacgTGTAGacatattcataaatatgataACTTATCAAACgatcatttattaaaaatttgtaaaagtTACTACAATTCagaatttccattttttctgAACATGTTAGGTGAACAAATTTTTAACGCACATTTATCCAATTGCCCGATGAACAAGGGctatttaagaaatattataattagcAAAGATAACAtgaatgaatatttaaaaaggataaaaaggAGGAACATACGTGGGAGATTTTACTTGCACTCTTCTACCGATGTGGACTGttatgaaaatgaaataagGTTTCAAGTATTGAGGGAGGAGATGGAAAATGAGGGAAATAGAGAAAATTCGAAAAATGAGAGAAATAGGGAAAATTCGAAAAATGaggaaaagaagaaacaCTCGAAATGTACCAATTTACTATGTAGAAATACACCAAGCACAATGATCATTTCctcaaatgaaaaaagagatAAAGGTTTGGTCAATAACGAAAGGCAGAGTAAATTACAGCAAATAAAGGAATATTTGAATGATAGGAAAAGACttgtttttgaaaaatatttctcaAGCATTAGGGAAGCTGGTATAAAGGAAGAGCACACATTAAAAAAGGGTAAAATTATTGAACACTGTGAAAATGTAACAAGTAATTTCGATATGCATTTCTTTACCATATGCGATGGTCATGGTGATACCCATGcatctctttttttaatacagaatgctcataaaatattttactatcttttaattaataccttttttagtattcatttttctttaaagaTATTGAGCCCATTGCTCGATTTGTTATACTATATAGCGTGTTatggaaaaaatgtaaatacttATTCCGGTTCCTGTATTATTAATGTACtattaaggaaaaattatatatatgttaataacaCAGGAGATAGTAAATGTGCACTAGTAACATTTAACCTCGACAAATTTGAACATAAGGAAAAAGAGCAGGACGAAATGGGAAAAGGGGTACAGAAAAAGAAGCAAAGTAGAAAAGGTAGGGGAAAGAAGAGAGAGAAAGGGAGTAATCATAACATAAGTCACAGTAGTGTTAGCAGCGGCACTGAAAGAGCGATCAACACAGATTACCACTGCTATGATATCAACTTGAATTCTATTTCTTATAACGAGTTAAATTCTGAACACAACTGCAACAACTACTCGGAGTACTTGAGAATGTACAAAgcctattattataatagttTAAGAAAAGAGCATATGAAGACAAAGGAGCAGGCGAATGTTCATATTCATACTGATACAAAGATAGGGATGAAAGTCAATAGTAGTGTTATATACGAAAATGCGTGTAAGGAGGTTTGCAGTAGTAAGGAAGATGAATGCGACGATAATTTtgtccaaaaaaaaaaaataaaaaaaaaaagtaaaggaGGTAACAGTAAGGGAACGAAAAATGATGaggaaaaaagggaaaaagacAACAAGAAGAAAGATgcgaagaaaaatataaaacgaAACGCAAAGTGCAATGCGAAAGGTAAAACAAGAAAACACGCCGAGCTAGACAACGATTTAAAcgaaaaaattgcaaaaattaaCGACTACATTTTAAGAGAGGATGGAAAACAAGTAAGCATAGGAAATTTTTCcaatgaattaataaaacttAATAGGTTGGATGGCTGTTTACATCCGTCCAGGGTTATAGGTGATTATGATTTGAAGAAAAAGTATTACaacaatgaaatatttattttatcgaataattcaaatatatataagtataaccTGAACaacgttaatttttttaataacatacATTACTTTTACACACATAGGAATTGCACTGCATGTAATGAAAGTCATGTTTTATGTAGTTATGGAAAAATTAATCTTATCGATAACATTATTCTTTCAAGTCGAACAGAACTccttttgcaaaaaaaaaataaattaaaaacattaaatcAGTATTACTTTCCTAACCATTGTCCCGAAAATTTGTGTGACAGTAGTTCTCTTGGAAGTCATGGCagtgcaaatatatataatggacAACACGAATTAGTTGAGgcatttatgaaaatttataaagacgatacttttaaaaatgctGATATTCGCAACTGTGTTAAGAACAAAACAGAAAATATAGGCATACGTTTGAAAGAACAATTTTCTCCTTATATTGATATTAAAAGTACTACACTAAATGGTAAttgtttttacaaaaaagataaaaagaattttttccattttttaataattgcATCCGATGGTGTTTTTGAGTTTATTAATcctcttttcattttaaacattttaaaaaataataaatcagtttataaaaaaattcaaaaaatttataaaatttataacacatataataatagtgtTATTTCTCATTCAAAAAGTAATGAGGAGATCAACTCAAGGATGCACAAATACATGATCACAAAGAAGGAATGTACCAAATTAGCAAAAGATATAGTTAAATGCTCCGTAAGTAGCGGAAATTTTGATGATAGCACatgtttttgtatttttttatttcctacATTGTTTTTTACGgactaa